The DNA segment GCGCGATCATGGTCGAACCCATTCAGGGAGAAGGGGGAATCCGGATACCATCGGCAGAATTTTTGCAGGGCTTGCGAGAGCTTGCGAATGAACACCAGCTACTATTAATTTTCGACGAAGTACAGAGCGGATGCGGCCGCACGGGAGAATGGTTCGCCTACCAACACTTCGGCGTGACCCCCGACATCATGACGCTTGCCAAATCGTTATGTGGCGGTGTTTCGGGTGGGGCCATGATGACCACACCAGAAATCGCGCCTAGCCTGCGTCCCGGAATGCACGCAGCAACTTTTGGCGGAAACCCGATCGCAGCTCGGGCCGGCATCGCAACCATTGAGATCATCGAACGAGACAATCTTTTGGAACATGGAAAAGCCATGGGCGAATTATTTCGCCAGCGGCTTGAACAGCTCGCAGCGGAATGCGATTTGGTCCAGGAGATTCGCGTCCAGGGAATGATGATCGGTATCGAACTCTCGACCGAGGGCGCCCCGATCGTGCAGGCCTGCTTGGATCACAATCTGCTCGTAAATTGCACCCAATCAACCGTCATCCGTTTGCTTCCAGCACTTAACGTTACCGCCGAACAAGTGAATACGGGAATCGACATCCTATCCGATGTGCTCAAGAATCACGATTCCCAAGCCTAGCAGAAAGACTCGTGCCGCGGCCAAATTCACCTCGCTGCTCAAATCGAGTCCATGTTACGACTGAGGTATTCGATATGCGTCATC comes from the Pirellulaceae bacterium genome and includes:
- a CDS encoding aspartate aminotransferase family protein, coding for MSTDTTLSSNETVDLFKKYVIPNYGRYPVSLVRGEGSYVWDSEGKRYLDLFPGWGCNLLGHCPAEVVSAVQEQVATLIHVPNSWHVESQGRWAQLLSERSFKGQAFFCNSGTEANEAAIKLARLHTAPECYKIITFEGGFHGRTLGATAATAQPKYHEGLGPLMAGFVYAPYGDLEAVRSRIDSQTCAIMVEPIQGEGGIRIPSAEFLQGLRELANEHQLLLIFDEVQSGCGRTGEWFAYQHFGVTPDIMTLAKSLCGGVSGGAMMTTPEIAPSLRPGMHAATFGGNPIAARAGIATIEIIERDNLLEHGKAMGELFRQRLEQLAAECDLVQEIRVQGMMIGIELSTEGAPIVQACLDHNLLVNCTQSTVIRLLPALNVTAEQVNTGIDILSDVLKNHDSQA